A stretch of the Archangium violaceum genome encodes the following:
- a CDS encoding Kelch repeat-containing protein: MNRTSRLSLLLAGLLPMASGCGESTGPVAPASHSHAKALGTASSQWTLNAPMNIPRGSAHATALLGSGLVLAVGGSVSRSANVQVAEVYNPYLDTWTSMGSLNEPRGSPSATRLESGLVLVAGGQNSVGPDLKTAELYDPETGTFSPTGSMEVGRSLHTSTLLDSGKVLVTGGQTSSGFTQTAEVYDPTTGTWSSAGTLSSSGFFQAAVKLYSGEVLLTGSTSGVNAEIYNPATNTWRLVAQLPQPRAFHTATLLYSGQVMVAGGNTDEGASTSVYLYDPNSDQWTPAAPMNRARRYHTATLLYSGQVLVAGPTDSEGAELYDPGTNTWTLLGDAQVPYSPTATLLHTGEVLLTGDTTTRFTPESPESP, encoded by the coding sequence ATGAACAGGACGTCCCGGTTGTCGCTGTTGCTGGCGGGTCTGCTCCCCATGGCCAGCGGTTGTGGAGAGAGCACGGGCCCGGTGGCCCCCGCCTCGCATTCCCACGCGAAGGCACTCGGCACGGCCTCGTCCCAGTGGACGCTCAATGCCCCCATGAACATCCCGCGTGGGAGCGCACACGCCACGGCGCTGCTGGGCTCGGGCCTGGTGCTGGCGGTGGGCGGCTCGGTCTCGAGGTCGGCCAACGTGCAGGTCGCGGAGGTGTACAACCCCTACCTGGACACCTGGACCTCCATGGGTTCCCTGAACGAGCCACGCGGGAGCCCCAGCGCCACCCGGCTCGAATCGGGTCTGGTGCTGGTGGCCGGCGGACAGAACAGCGTCGGGCCCGACCTGAAGACCGCGGAGTTGTACGACCCCGAAACGGGCACCTTCAGCCCTACCGGCTCGATGGAGGTGGGACGCTCCCTCCACACTTCCACGCTGCTCGATTCAGGCAAGGTGCTGGTCACCGGCGGGCAGACGAGCTCTGGCTTCACCCAGACCGCGGAGGTGTACGATCCCACCACGGGCACGTGGTCGTCCGCGGGCACCCTGAGCTCGAGCGGATTCTTCCAGGCCGCGGTGAAGCTCTACTCCGGTGAGGTGCTGTTGACGGGAAGCACCTCCGGGGTGAACGCGGAGATCTACAACCCCGCCACGAATACCTGGAGGCTGGTGGCCCAACTGCCGCAACCCCGCGCGTTCCACACCGCGACGCTGCTCTATTCCGGCCAGGTGATGGTAGCGGGCGGCAACACCGACGAAGGCGCCTCCACGTCGGTGTACCTGTATGACCCGAACAGCGACCAGTGGACGCCGGCGGCGCCCATGAACCGGGCGCGCAGGTATCACACCGCGACGCTGCTCTACTCCGGCCAGGTGCTGGTGGCGGGCCCGACCGACAGTGAGGGCGCCGAGCTGTACGATCCGGGAACCAATACGTGGACCCTGTTGGGAGATGCCCAGGTGCCCTACTCCCCGACCGCGACCCTGCTGCACACCGGAGAGGTGCTGCTCACGGGGGATACGACCACCCGCTTCACACCCGAGAGCCCGGAGTCCCCGTAG
- a CDS encoding alkaline phosphatase D family protein encodes MPTRTAVDVREPGDTGLGKGHTMPVSMANAVTVGPIVGHTTDTTVRLWGRGDAQRTVGYPRRCHGIAQILEAGSRTVLQARYFKLLPEDDFTGSVDFSGLEPGRAYDYRMGFFHADAEPFQLLPPQGVDLSQASTGSFRTARRPGPGPLSFVFGSCRHPGTMTDSEGVDAQDDRGDRIFRTIQSQLDKGVRTDALLMLGDQVYGDVGRTDRIWRDYCANYRISFRRPGLRSLMSRVPTYMILDDHEICDNWSADRMYDPKLSQDERVLNKTRYFGAMMAYRSYQVVHGPALVREGQPERTNALQGYWYHFRTGPARFFMMDTRTERSYLSAPPEIIGAAQLEAFKQWLLEDREGLKFVGSPVPFFPDVKLSGSMEWERKDKWAGFLLQRQKLLEFMRDEGVKRVVFLSGDVHVSFWSELRSTSRPDFHILSIVSSAFNAPIFVPPFGMFETEGILDGQADFVVTRSGGYTGKSNFTRVTWNEPELLVQVFDRKGEKTAENRFTL; translated from the coding sequence ATGCCCACCCGGACTGCCGTGGACGTGCGGGAACCGGGTGACACGGGACTGGGAAAGGGACACACGATGCCAGTGAGCATGGCGAACGCGGTGACGGTGGGGCCCATCGTGGGACACACCACGGACACGACGGTGCGCCTGTGGGGACGAGGAGACGCGCAGCGGACGGTGGGCTATCCGCGACGGTGTCACGGCATCGCGCAGATCCTCGAGGCCGGCTCCAGGACGGTGCTGCAGGCGCGCTACTTCAAGCTGCTACCCGAGGACGACTTCACGGGGAGCGTGGACTTCAGCGGGCTGGAGCCGGGACGGGCCTATGACTACCGCATGGGCTTCTTCCACGCGGATGCCGAGCCCTTCCAGCTCCTCCCGCCCCAGGGCGTCGATCTGTCCCAGGCGAGCACCGGCTCCTTCCGCACCGCGCGGCGTCCGGGCCCCGGGCCGCTGTCGTTCGTGTTCGGCTCGTGCCGTCATCCCGGGACGATGACGGACTCGGAAGGCGTGGACGCACAGGATGACCGGGGAGACCGTATCTTCCGCACCATCCAGTCGCAGCTCGACAAGGGCGTGCGCACGGACGCGCTGCTGATGCTGGGCGATCAGGTCTACGGCGACGTCGGCCGCACGGATCGGATCTGGCGCGACTACTGCGCCAACTACCGCATCAGCTTCCGTCGGCCCGGGCTGCGCTCGCTCATGTCCCGCGTGCCGACGTACATGATCCTCGACGATCATGAGATCTGCGACAACTGGAGCGCGGATCGCATGTACGATCCGAAGCTCTCGCAGGACGAGCGGGTCCTCAACAAGACACGCTACTTCGGGGCGATGATGGCCTACCGCTCCTACCAGGTGGTGCACGGGCCCGCGTTGGTGCGCGAGGGACAACCGGAGCGGACCAATGCCTTGCAGGGCTATTGGTATCACTTCCGGACCGGCCCGGCGCGCTTCTTCATGATGGACACGCGCACCGAGCGCTCCTACCTGTCGGCGCCGCCGGAAATCATTGGCGCGGCGCAGCTCGAGGCCTTCAAACAATGGCTGCTGGAGGACCGTGAGGGATTGAAGTTCGTGGGCTCGCCGGTGCCCTTCTTCCCGGACGTGAAGCTGTCGGGCTCCATGGAGTGGGAGCGCAAGGACAAGTGGGCGGGCTTCCTCCTGCAACGCCAGAAGCTGCTGGAGTTCATGCGCGACGAGGGAGTGAAGCGCGTGGTGTTCCTCTCGGGGGACGTGCACGTGTCCTTCTGGAGCGAGCTGCGGAGCACGTCGCGGCCGGACTTCCACATCCTGTCGATCGTGTCCTCGGCGTTCAACGCGCCCATCTTCGTGCCGCCGTTCGGCATGTTCGAGACGGAGGGCATCCTCGATGGACAGGCGGACTTCGTGGTGACGCGCAGCGGTGGCTACACGGGGAAGAGCAACTTCACGCGCGTCACCTGGAACGAGCCCGAGCTGCTCGTCCAGGTCTTCGATCGCAAGGGTGAGAAGACCGCGGAGAACCGCTTCACGCTGTAG
- a CDS encoding zinc-dependent alcohol dehydrogenase family protein — translation MRAIVTPRFGGPESFEVRDVPTPTAGPGQVLVRVIASGTNPVDAKLRQDGTWAGLQPPVVLGYDASGVIEQVGPGVTDFKPGDEVFYTPEIFHNPLGTYAELNVVGTGIIARKPQGLSHEEAAAIPLACGTAWDALVRRLQVRVGETVLIHGGSGGVGSFAVQIAKAMGARVIATAGAGNQETLRQLGADLAIDYQREDVARIALRETGGQGVDAVFDTVGKNVIPSIPATRPFGRIATILGFSGDVSAFYPRNITLHGVFLTRERRRLEEMTPLIERKQVRPLVERVIPLEQVAEAHRRLDSGHGRGKLVLSVARK, via the coding sequence ATGCGCGCCATCGTCACTCCCCGATTCGGTGGACCTGAGTCGTTCGAGGTCCGCGACGTCCCCACTCCCACCGCCGGCCCCGGCCAGGTGCTCGTCCGGGTCATCGCCTCCGGCACCAATCCCGTGGATGCCAAGCTGCGTCAGGATGGCACCTGGGCCGGGCTCCAGCCCCCCGTGGTGCTCGGCTATGACGCCTCCGGTGTCATCGAGCAGGTGGGCCCCGGCGTCACCGATTTCAAGCCCGGCGACGAGGTCTTCTACACGCCGGAGATCTTCCACAATCCGCTGGGCACCTACGCCGAGCTCAATGTCGTGGGTACCGGCATCATCGCCCGCAAGCCCCAGGGCCTCTCGCACGAGGAGGCCGCCGCCATCCCGCTGGCCTGTGGCACCGCGTGGGACGCGCTCGTGCGGCGGCTGCAGGTGCGCGTCGGGGAGACGGTGCTCATCCATGGGGGCTCGGGCGGAGTGGGCTCGTTCGCCGTGCAGATCGCGAAGGCCATGGGCGCCCGGGTGATCGCCACCGCTGGCGCAGGCAACCAGGAGACGCTGCGTCAGCTCGGCGCCGACCTGGCCATCGACTACCAGCGCGAGGACGTGGCCCGGATCGCCCTGCGCGAGACGGGTGGCCAGGGCGTGGATGCCGTCTTCGACACGGTGGGCAAGAACGTCATCCCCAGCATCCCCGCGACCCGTCCCTTCGGACGCATCGCCACCATCCTCGGGTTCAGCGGCGATGTCTCCGCCTTCTACCCGCGCAACATCACGCTGCACGGCGTCTTCCTCACGCGCGAGCGGCGCCGGCTGGAGGAGATGACTCCCCTCATCGAGCGCAAGCAGGTCCGTCCCCTCGTCGAGCGAGTGATCCCGCTCGAGCAGGTCGCCGAGGCCCACCGCCGGCTCGACTCGGGGCACGGGCGCGGGAAGCTGGTGCTGTCCGTGGCCCGGAAGTGA